In Theileria parva strain Muguga chromosome 4 map unlocalized ctg_529, whole genome shotgun sequence, one DNA window encodes the following:
- a CDS encoding Got1/Sft2-like family protein produces MKSRPNIGLSLLWIGIFLGILGVLFALDRLLLLFCNLFISSGFFFLLGSSKFVIFFLKRRKGTFLYLIGISLIVVPIYELNNKFGVYIQLIGIIVQILGFYFLFHEFLPNLISYLKLTPLNSVLKLRFVDRVLNFLSLKQLPT; encoded by the coding sequence ATGAAAAGTAGGCCTAATATTGGTTTATCTCTTTTATGGATCGGGATTTTTTTAGGAATTCTTGGAGTTCTATTTGCTTTAGATCGTTTACTTCTTCTATTTTGTAATCTTTTTATAAGTTCTGGTTTTTTCTTCCTACTTGGCTCCAGTAAATTCgttattttctttttaaAGAGGAGAAAAGGCACCTTTTTATACCTTATTGGCATTTCTCTTATTGTTGTTCCCATTTAcgaattaaataataaatttggtGTGTATATTCAGCTTATTGGCATCATTGTTCAGATTTTGGGCTTCTATTTCTTATTTCATGAATTTCTTCCCAACCTTATCTCCTATCTAAAGCTCACTCCTCTTAATTCAGTTTTAAAACTCAGATTTGTCGATAGAGTGCTCAATTTCCTCTCACTTAAACAATTACCAACGTAG